Part of the uncultured Fibrobacter sp. genome is shown below.
AAAATGCGGATTTTCCACCGAGACCAGCTTGCGACCGACCAGGAGAAAATCGGAAACCTCGACACGCAGGCCGTTAAAGCCCGTAGCCCGCCCCAGCCAGTTCACGACGCTGATCAAGTGCCTATAGGCTCGCCAGCGCACCGCAGGAGAACGCATGCCGCCATCCTGCAAGTCGCGGAAATACTGCGGGAGCATTGCCGGCAGAAGCCTCCTGAAAAAATCCTGCCGGTCCTTGCCATCAAGTTGGGCAACGCCCGAACGGTAAAGAGCAAGGATAGTCTTGTGAAGCATGTTGATTTCGGGCCTGCGAATCAGGAGTTCACGGCAACTCTTCGCCGTAGTTGGCAAGCCCAGGTTTGTCCCGACAGACATGAGAGAACTGACGCTGCCTTCGGAACCTTGCTGCGAAACGATATGTCCGACAGGCCAGGTCCGGATTTCGTTCATTTCTACAAATTCGGCAAGCCTCTCGAAGAAGGGCACAATTTCTTTGGGATCGCGCGGCATTGTAAGGACAATGACTGCCGACTTGTTTTCACGGCAATACGGGCCTGCACAGCTATCCCAGTCCAACTTGTCTTCGGCAATCGCGCGGGAAAGGCCTTCGGCAACAGGAACGACGCGCATCAGAGCGCCCTTGTCTTCGGTCGTGAACCAACCCGATATGGGAGTTGTCCTGCCCAATGCGTCCTGCAATGCCGATTCGCTGACAAGCGAATATTCAAAGGACTCCCTCGACAGGAGGTCGGTCATATCCATTTCCCAGACCATTGACGAATTGAAGAACCCCGTCGGTTCAACGTCAAACATCTTGCGAAGGAGCTTACGGTGCATCTTGAGTTGCATCTGCTGCAGTTCGGCCGGGAATAAAGGGAGCAATGAATCGTGGTAGCTGCCGCCCAGGAATTCAAGCTTGCCCTCGCGGATGCCGTGCCGGATTTTCCCAATAGAGAGCGGACCAGCCGCATGGTTGATGGCCTCGAGCACCGTACCGTCCAAGAAGAACGAACTGCGGAACGAGCTCAGGTTCAAGAGGAAATCAAAGGCACCCAGGAGATTCCTGGCAATGGCCTTGACGTCGTCCTCGAACGTCAGCGGAGGCAGCTGGAACACAAAAGAAAAAGTCAGCTTCATAAGGTGAAGAATAGAAAAAAAAGTAAACAGTGGTTGGTGGTTAGTGGCGATGAGGTGTGAGGGAAGTTGGAAGTAGACAGTAGAAAGTAGATAGTAGGAAGTGGGATTGTCATTG
Proteins encoded:
- a CDS encoding alpha-amylase/4-alpha-glucanotransferase domain-containing protein → MKLTFSFVFQLPPLTFEDDVKAIARNLLGAFDFLLNLSSFRSSFFLDGTVLEAINHAAGPLSIGKIRHGIREGKLEFLGGSYHDSLLPLFPAELQQMQLKMHRKLLRKMFDVEPTGFFNSSMVWEMDMTDLLSRESFEYSLVSESALQDALGRTTPISGWFTTEDKGALMRVVPVAEGLSRAIAEDKLDWDSCAGPYCRENKSAVIVLTMPRDPKEIVPFFERLAEFVEMNEIRTWPVGHIVSQQGSEGSVSSLMSVGTNLGLPTTAKSCRELLIRRPEINMLHKTILALYRSGVAQLDGKDRQDFFRRLLPAMLPQYFRDLQDGGMRSPAVRWRAYRHLISVVNWLGRATGFNGLRVEVSDFLLVGRKLVSVENPHFSLLLDYAQGGTLRSLNYKRSTLSLLSAWRDDGEPTLGFLDCLIPNTALMPAKLDLILSNRENLLAEPYDYQIKRHEESTDIQLSSEQAFSVGSLRGLLQVDKRYSLKPTDSTFQLWYRVSNTTYVDFKGYFGTLMELGMRPFSSRSQAVYINGQNLRWKLDIPLIYPDARTVEIYDRVLSCLFRLDFDVPTNLFLGPIFGASSTAAPESFQGIRIFPFWKLAMESLNTANYGIKVSLSQRKILR